The genomic window ACGACAATAAAATATGAGATATCGAGATTTGATGGATCAAACTTTACACTTTGAAAAATGAAGATGCAGATGGTATTGATCCAGGATGGTTGTGAAATTGCTTTGCAAGAAAAAGAATGCAAACCTTAAGAGATGACGGATGCGCAATATGAAGAAAAAGACAAGCTGGCAATGGCGAACCTCTATTTGGCATTGGATGATTCGGTATTGTTCAATATTGAGATCGAGACTACTGTAAAAGGAGTTTGGAAAAAATTGAAGAATCTCCCTGAAGGTAAGTCTTtgataaataaaatctatttaagaTGGTAATTATataatctgaagatgaagaatggGGTATCAGTTCAAGAGTACTTGGGTGTATTCAATTCCATTGTGAGCAAGCTTACGGCCCTACCTGTAAGAATTGATGATGAAGAAAAGGCCAGTATTCTACTTTATTCTATGTCGGAGTCTTAGGATAATCTTATCATGAACTTGAGTTACGTTGAAATCCTTAAGATGGAGTCTGTTGTTGCATCATTGCTTACAGAAGAGATGAGGCAGAAATCTATCCAAAAAAGCTCTTCAGTGGAGGCCATGGTAGCATAGGATAGGCCTTTCGAAAGGGATCAAGGAAAGACAAGATCTAAATCCAAGGGCAAAAAGAAGGTAAAATActgaaattatgaaaaaatagggTACGTAAAGAAAGATTGTTGGGCTAAAGGAGTTGATACAAAATCTAAATCGAAAAACTTTCAAGATAATATAGCAGAAAGTAAAACTGGTTCAGCTACTTCAGATGATAGAGATGCATTGATGGTATTGAAAATATCTGAGCTTGCACATTATTGGATTTTGGATTCGAGGGCATCTCTCCACATGACTCCTTTTAGGGAATAATTTCATTTATATAAATCATTGGATGGAGAAGTTATCTATTTGGGTAATAATACAACTTATCCTATGATTGAAGTGAGAGATGTTCGAATCAAGATATTTGATGGTATAGTTCAGACGGTTTTCAATGTACGGCATGTTCCTGCACTGCACAAGAGTCTACTATCACTTGAAAAGTTTTGTAAGCAAGGCTTAAAGTTtatcagagagaaagatcaaTTGAAGGTGTCCAAAGGATATTTGGTAGTAATGAAGGGAGTACAAATAGGTGGTCTATAAATTGATGGGCGAGACTCAGGTGGAAGAGGCGACAGTAGCAAGTTCAAAGATAGTATCTCTAATGGTTTGGTATCGACATTTAGAACATGTGAGCTAGCGTGGGCTACAATTATTATTAAATAAGGAGCTTCTTTCGGGGTTCAAGTCAGCACCACTGGAATTTTGTGAAGATTGCATCTATGATAAACAAAAAAGGATCTCTTTCTCTTTATCACATTAGCGGAGTAAGAAATTTTTTGAGCTAATCCACTCAGATACTTGAAAGTCGTCTATAGATCATTGGGTGGATGTTGCTACTTCGTCTCCTTCATTGATGACTTTTCTCGAAAAGTTTGGAtatatattctgaagcaaaatctgatgttttttaaatctttaagaaATTCAAGGTTCtggtagaaaataaaaaaagtttgAAAATTAAATGCCTATGTTCTGATAATGGAGGAGAATATTGCTccaaggagtttgatgagttttgtAGTGAGTTTGAAATTCGACGACAACTTACGATTCTCGGGACACCACAACAAAATAGTGTGGCAGAGAGGTTTAATAGAACACTCATGGAAAGGATCTGTAGTATAATGAGCACTGCAAAACTTGACAAGAGATATTGGGCAAAGGCTGCATGTACGGcttgttacttgatcaatcgagcCCCGAcaaaattttttggattggaAATTCTAGAAGAACTTTGGAGTGACAAGCCagtaaattattttcatctcCATGTCTTTGGATGTGATGCATATATGTGGATTTCAAAAGAAAAGAGGATAACATTGGACAAGAACTCTCGGAGGTACATATTTCTTGGCTATGCTAAAGGAGTAAAAGAGTATCGATTGTGAGACCCTACTACCCACAAGATCGTTATTAGCTGAGATATTGTTTTcaatgaagaatcttttcaaggcACCAAAAAAAAGTAAGATGATGAAGCCATTACTTCTGTTGAGTTCTTTGATGCAGGTGATGAGGTGCAAGCAGAGCAAGCACAGGAGAGCGACGAGGTAGTTGATGATGGACTAGGTGCGGAGCCTTCGCAATCCTCTGATGATGCTATCTCACTGGAAGAGCCACCAACAAAGTCTAAGCGACCTAGGAGGGTCATTAGATCTCCTGCTAAGTATGATGACTATGTCACTTCTTTCATTCCTTCTGCTAACCATATTTGTGCTTATGTTGCTTTGACGGAGGAGGACGAGCCAACTTCATACCAGGAGGCATGTAAGTCCACCAATGTTGAAAAGTGGCATTGTGCTATGGAAGAGGAGATGGAGTCACTTTGGAAGAACAAGATATGGGAGCTTGTAGTTCTACCAGAGGAGAGGAGTCCGATCGGATGCCTGTGGGTCTATAAAGTGAAGAAGGAtatagatggaaatgtggagagattcaaagcatgtttggtaGTGAAGGATTATGCTCAGAAggcaggaattgattttgatgaaatcttctcatcaGTGGTTCATCTTACTACTATTCGGGTTGTCTCAATGATCACGGCAGTCATGGATTTGGAGCTCGAGCAGATAAATGTAAAGACGGCTTTCTTGCATGGTGACTTGGAGGAGGAGATTTATATGGTACAATCTAAAGGTTTTGTTGAAAAAGGCAAGGAGAAGTTAGTTTATCAACTGAACAAATCATTGTACGATCTCAAACAGGCGTCGAAGTCTTGGTACAAGCGATTTGATTCCTTCATTATGAGTTTGAGATTTGATCGACTGGAGGTAGATCATTGTACATATTTCTGTGGTTATGATGATGGGAGCTTTTGTATCTTGCTGTTATATGTCAATGATATGGTGGTCGCAAGGAATAGCAGGAGTcgaatatcagatctgaaagctcaGTTGGTTGAGAAGTTCgagatgaaagacttaggagccGTGAACCAAATACTTGGGATGaaggtgctacaggagagaaagGATAGGAAGATCTGACTTTCACAGAAAGGATATGTAGAGAAAGTTCTGCGGTGCTTCAATATGCAGAATGCAAAGCCAGACTCTACCCTGTTTCCTATTCAATTGAAACTGTCAGCAGAGCAATCACCCAGTACAGAAGTAGAAAAGGCTGACATAGCCCGGGTACCATATTCATCAGCAGTAGGAAGCTTTATGTCTATCATGGTATGcacaaaaccaaacattgcacAAGCAGTGGGAGTTGTGAGCGATATATGGCAAATCCAGATAGCGACTATTGGACAGCAGTAAAGTGGATCCTCTGGTATCTGAGGGGTACTACTGATCATTCACTCTGTTATGGTTCAGCAAGTTTGGAGTGCATTGAGTATGTTGATTCTGATTTTATAGGTGATCAAGATAAGAGGAGATCTACCACAAGCTATGTGTTCTCCATGGGCAGCGGTGCTATTAGCTGGGAGTCTAAGCTTCAGTCAGTGATGGCATTATCCATgacagaggcagagtatattgcagtGGCACACGCATGCAAAGAAGCTATctggctcaaaaaaaattttggagacttCAAAGTGAAGCAAGATATGATAAGGGTGAATTGTGATAATCAAAGCATGTTGTACTTGACGAAAAATCCAGCATTTCACTCTCCGACAAAGCATATTGACATTCGCTAGTACTTTGTGAGAGATGTGGTTGATGATGGTTTAGTCTCATTGCTGAAAATTCATACAGATGCAAATCCAGCAGATGTGTTGATAAAGCCGGTGGCATAAGAGAAGTTCAATTGGAGCAAAGCTTCTCTCGATCTTGGAGCTATGTGAGGAGTGGGAGGTTGGCAAGGTCTCCAGGAACGACGTTCTCGTGAGTTCGGCACATGTCTTCAAGTGAAAAAATTGTTAAGATTGAAGTCCATGTGAGAAGACCCAACCCAGACCCACAGGTAGGCCAGGCCCGGCCCAAAATCACACGCGAGCACGGCCCAACACGAGCGCGACCCAGCGCGCAGCACACGCAGTCTACCACGTTTCACGGTCCATGGTGAGGTGCGTGGACGAGCGCCCGTTTTCATGATGTTTTTTGTGGTCCACAATAGATCGGCGCCCATTTCACCTGCGTTTCTCACGGTCTATGcgattttcaatggatcggaggTGCGATCGAACGGCAAATCTTGCTTCCGATTTTGATCGAACGGCTGAGGATTTATCCGAATGGTTTTTGGCTTGATCCGGATTATTTTGAGTGCTAATTTGGGTCGTGCAATGCAGATCCGATGGCTAATCTTATTTCTTCGATTTTACAATGAATAGGAGTCTGTTTTTTGATGAGGTTTGGACCTAGATTCACCTGGTGAcgagctctatttaaagggaggactTGGGAGAAGGTTTAGCAGTCTGAAAGCAGTAAAAACAACAACCAAAGAGAGggtttaagagagaaaaaaataagagacgtGAGATtcctttttgagaaaaaaataagtatatttttctttgtaaaagagagtctgtgtgagcctttatttttcttcttcttcttcctcttcttctccaattttctacttCATTGTGCCATGGATTATTAATAGAAGAACGTTAAGGAGATCTTTTTCGTGGATGTAGGCCAACAATCAGACCGAATCACGTAAATCTAGTGtgttttcttttctcttatttttattgtTTGATTATCTTTTTTGTTTTACGTTTTATATTTGTTCTagttatattttttctaaaaaatgatTTTATTTTTGCTATATTTATATGCTATATGGATCGAGATATACTCAATTATCCACGATCTATTCTTTCGATATATTGGTACATTTTATCCATATACTTATTATTCCACATCCTCGTTAGCGACTGCCCTGTAAACATTTTCTTTGTTTTGGAATATGTACCATACTGGGACTGGTCACCTGACTGGTTACATTGTTGGAAGGTGACCCACTTCAGAGGAATGGGTCCAATTTTCAATAATATCAGTTTGTTGGACTGACGCATCCAAGTTAACAATACCTCGTTTAGGATTCTTCCTCGTGCTTTCCATCAAGAAATTTGCAGGAGTCTAGCGGGACTCGTCCTGGCCCTAATTTTGGCCTGGCCTGGCAGCGATGTCCGCTTAAAATTAGGTATGGGGGTCCTATCCCCTGGTGTCCTTGTACTTCATGTCCGCGCATATGTAATTGAGTCGTTGAGTCGGAATCTTGTAATTCTGAGCTTCAagggaataaagaaaaattttattttaattatcttTCTATTCTAATTTTTTAGGACTTCCTCTCTTTAAATATGCTTCTCAAATATGTTACGTTACCATGCTGTCCTTCCTCTCTGTGCGGTATGCGGTTGGGGCATGATTTTTCCAATGTTTGCCTTCTTTTGCCCCACTTGCCGCTATTCTATACAGTATTTTTGAGTGCAGCCTATTTATATACTTTCAGGTTCTACGGCCTGGCCTGGAAATCAGCCATCTCTCTGCATTACTTACAGTTCTTTTCACTTGTCCTTCTTGGCTGCTTAACTACTAGAATTTGGGACTTCTTTTCGGTTATAGATTTCTGAAATTACTATTTTATGAGGGTGTTCTCCTTCAATATAGCAAATGCTGCATTAATCTATAAAGCCTTACAAGTTTCTTCTACTGGTTTACAAATTAAGTGCTGCAATGCTGATCTGTGTAATCTATtgtcctttaatttttttttttccgccCTTCAGTTCTTTACTTTCTGGAGCACAAGTTGGTTATGCAAAGGCAAATTCATGTACTTAGTTGGCTTGTTCTACCACTTTATGTTTGCTCTCTTCCTATTTTTGGGTTTGAATCAGTTTACCCATGTTATGTTGTAACAGGGAACTTTGCTTTTGTACATTTTCATCTATTTCATGTCTTACCATGGGGTTCTTTTGTTGTTGTTTGGGCCAAGCAGTTGTCTATGGCCCACTGTTTTGGTTTCTTCTCCTTCGGTGCTGATCTGACTTCTtattagagaaattctttgtacaccgcggGCATGTAGAAAATCTGGCATGGAGCACGTTGCCTTATTCAATTGGTCTACATAGTCATAGtttttcaatgcgcatttaatgcctgcatgtcgatttttttatttaaaaattttatataacgaAAATATCTgtcctttgaaaaaaattagtcataatatggcctaagatattataatatgaaagaaatatttttgtccaactactttCCAACGTGCATTTAATATCTACAGGTCGGttcttttgtttaaaaattttgaatgaagaaaatacctctattctttgaaaaaattatgacatcatgtgcatattatgacattgtgcattatattatgacattttatgaacaaaaattatgactttttggatgcaagatgtcataatatgggcgtagaatgtcataattttttcaaataacataagtattttcgtcatataaaatttttaaacgaaaaagccgacctgcaggtattaaatatgcattgaaaaatggTGACTACGTGGATCAATCGGATAAGACGGTGTGCTCCACATTAGATTTTCTACATCAtccgtggtgcacaaaaaattttactttcttattaatatattttgattttctacccaaaaaaaaaaaaaagcttcttaAAGACATAAGCTCCAAAAGAAACTCTTGGATGCCCATAACTGACCCAGCCTCAGGCCTAACCAGACTCTGAAAGAGAACGTGGCTCTTTCTCAGTGACACAATCAGCACAATACAACTGGCATGCCATACCAAACTGATGTGTGGGTTTGCTGCATGTTAGATTATCAAAGAGGAACTGATCAATGGAAATTCATACATGTATTTTGGTAATGAAGTCATTTTGGTATCTTTTTGGCAATCCACGAATTCTCTCGGAAGCTAAAAGTATAATTTGATATAACAAAATAGAAGGGAATAAATTTAATTAAGGgttatcacataaaaaaaattgagatgtcTTGTACGGTGGCAACTATATATTGTACCAATTCAAAACTTGACCAAATTTAATAAATGAAAGATGATTTCTTTATATCATGATTTGGAGTGTACCCATGAAAACATTTTCCTGAAACTTACATCGTAGTGGATCTGTGCAATATATGTTCGGATTGTTCCTTTCTAGTGGGTTTGATCAAGACCCACTAAAGATCGGACTTGGGCTTGAAACCAGAAACCACAATTGCCATCTCTTCGATTGAAAGCCATGTTCACGTAGCCTGCACCAAACATCTCCAAATGTGTGAAGTAGCATATTGAGTCATGATAGGTCGAATTCATGGTTCATCAACATCTCACCCCATGCATGATGAAAGCAAAACCAAAATGAGCCTACTTAAGCCTATCAGAATCTTGGTCTAACTTTATCATTGACCCACGGCGATTGTTCCAATTAGTTAACTTTGAACATATCTTGACATGGAGCTGAATCCGCTCACCTTGCCGACCACCAATGACTCTAAGGGGGGGATTTGGTTGGAGGAAGTTGGGACTTGAAATAAGAAGGAGAATAGATGACTCCCATGCTAGCCATTTAATTGAAAAGAGTCTCATTCCATTTTCAATTTCAGGACAGAGTGAGAACATCTCAATCCCATTAAAATCCAACTCCGATTCTCTCCTAAAAGATTCAAATCTCTATTCTAATTCagattttaattaggagctaaATATTTCAGGATATATGACCATTTTTATTCTCATTCtatctattttaattaaaattttaattttaatttcgatggtaaatcaaatatctttcaAATTCTCAATATAACTGCTCAACGATAACCCATCTTATAGCTCGCCCATCAACCAGCCATCCTATCTTGCACTTGATGCTGAAGCCACGCTTGCCAAGCGTGCATTAATTGGGATGGACCTGCGCCGCGTATGTTGGGCGAATTTGCAAACTGAGTTGAGCTTGGGTCCAAAAGTTTCGCTGAGACCTGAAAAAAATAACAATTGATAGGCTTTTAgtgtgataaataaaaatttattaaattatttttagcgTAAGCACAATCATGACAATCAAAAAGTTGAAATGACTAATAATAACGAAGAAAAATGAGATAAAAACATGAATTGATAGGCTTTGGTGACTCCTCTTTCCGTGCCCACTGTAGACTTTTTGTCCACAATCAATCAAGGTGTCGATAATTTCCATAATTAACAAATTTTTCCACACGCATCACGTAGCCTTTTCCCTTTTGACCATGACCTGGTGTGTAGGTGGACGCGCTCCATGTCACTTTTGAAAGCTATGAGTTCGCCATTAGACCAATGCTTGGAAGCAGGTTCACTAATCCAAGTCAATGACCCACCTAACATCCATCTCTTGGCTGCCATTTCAACTCATGCATGTACCGCACTTCAAAACATCCCTGCCAAACTATCTTTCCAAGTCAGAATAATGTGAGACTTTCTCTTGTTAGTGCTGGTTGCACCTAGAAGACACACCACAGTCTAAAAATGATGAGAGGCCCTGGTTATATGATCTGATAATATCTGCCACAATTAGAATTCTATCTAAAAAAAGCCAACCTCGAATTATTATTTAGATATTTTTAGtcctatataaatatctaaaatttatgcATTACATAATCGATATAGAATTAAACACATATTCATTCAGATCCTTACAATATTACTATCTTTATCtattcttaaaattatttttaacattataaaattaaaaataaaaaatttttatttttaatattttaaaaataaaaaatttatatttttcatgaCTATCAAGTCCATCTCTACCATGTCCATTCATACAACCACGCACATACCTGCACATGCATGATGCTCAACTTCGAAGCACCATAAACCAAGCTCGTCAAAATGCGATTAATTTATCATTCATTAAATAATCGAAACTGCAACGTGTACATTTGCGATTAACTTATCGACGCTTGAATAATCCAAAGTGTACATTTACAAGATTGATTTAACAAAGCCTGCAGAGTTGACAATATTAATGGTCCTTGGGTTACTTAAGATGGTAAACAATTAATGCACATGAGCTAGCATAGAGTATCGCCACAAGCTCGCTAATACGGTATCAAGTAATCCGTTTCTTAAGTAACTCAATAGTCAATACAATCAAGAACGTATCACAAGGGGATTTGGTATTGCCTTCAGACAAAAGATTAAGACTCTCACCGGCCAAGATGATCGGCGGTGATGGGCTGGAAGACATGGTCAGGATCCGACTCCAAAGCGTCAGCCAACTCCGGCCATATAAACGTCGACACGAGCCAACCTTCATCCTCCCTTCCACTTGAAACCAAGTTCACATAGCCAGCTCCAATCTGATCCACTGTGGAATAAAACATGCCAAGAGACGGCCGGCCGAACCCAAAGTCCACGGCCATCACCGGCATATTGTGGCAAGATGACACCACGAGCGCCGGCACCCTAAGTCCCAGCAAAAGCTCCGGCAGCATCATCCCCGGCCGGTGGCACTCGATCCAGTCGATCAAATCCAAGAAATGACCATCGTTAGCAGCCTCTGTGATTGCACCCGAAACGATCCCTGCCACATGTGATAACGGCCGATGCTTCAATTCTTGTGCACTTTCTTCTCCGACGGCGATCGACACGACGTTGCCGACATAATTCGACATGGAATCATCATGATTCCTCGCGGCCATCCTTCGCCGTCCGTCGATCAACCACCCCATTTTGCAACGGTTATTGGAGTCGCCACCACCGCATGCTCTTGCCATGACCTTCCACAGGTACGCCGACAGAGCCTCCGTTCTGGTTCTCTTGGAGACTCCTCTGCTCGAAGCTTCCCGTAGGCGTTCGAGGCATGGGCCTTCCACGTAGTACGAACGCTTCTGGGAGATTCCATTAGGTGGCATGCTGAGGATATCGTCCATAGTGCACACGGTGTAAGTCCGGCCGACTGATGGGCCGTACAGCGGCGGTGATCTCGGACGGAAGATGGACCGGTCGTGGTTTATGGCTACTGATGAAACTTGCTCAGCTCGAGCAATTTGAGACCATGAGTTCAAGAATTTGATGAAGGCGGTGGCGTCTGCCAGACGGTGGTCGAAGCACCAAGCGACGGAGAAGCCACCGCATGTGTAGCCGGTGACCTGCACGCTAAGAGGATGCTCGGGTAGAACTGGAAGCAAAACCTTTCTTATAGATTGGTTTTGGTCATGGAAGTCAAGGGTAGCTAATGGAACACTAGCTCTGGCTTCCATGAAGTTGATGCCCGCATTGTTGCATAGGATCTCGGCCTCACCTGTCGCAGAATTGCGCACGATTCGTCCGGCGAATGGGTAGAAGTGAGTGAGAGTTTCTGAGAGGGAGGTTTTGATGGCTGCTACGATGGAATCGAAGTCTCCGGTGGATGGCTTGCGGTATGCGTAGAAGATGGTGACCGGGAAGCCACCCATGAGGCGATCGAAGTTCGAAAGGGGAAGGATAGAAGGTTGCCGGTGATCATCGGTGACTTTGATGATGCCTTGATTGATTAGTTTTGCAGCGATGCCGGAGTCGTGGTTCTCGCCGGCGACCATCGTTTTTAAGGGAAGGGAGAAAAGAGGAGAGGATGGGGTTGGGGTTGAACAAGGTAGCTTGTGGGTTTTGTAGGGGAGAAGCTTGTCCTGATGTTATCCCCAATTTGCTAGATGTAACGCCCAATGGGAAGTGACCTGAATAAGGACGATGATGACGATGATATAGTCCTTGAAATTTCGGCGCTTGCAAAGTCCTTGTCGCCTCGTCAAAAGCATCTTTATGTTCACTCAATTAATCGCGAGCCTTCGAAAGATTCCGACTGGCAACTAGCCTGCATCTAGCGTAAGATCTTACGATTTGTTTGGTAATTTAGTTCTTGTATTCGTGCATAAAAAGTTCTTTAGACTCGAAGGATAGCGGTTGTTTCTACCTGCATGGATCTTAAAATACTCTAAACTCTATCATCAATCCAGCTGCAGATCTTGAAGTGATCATGGGACAATCCAATGGCAGATTCCATACAAAGGAAGGTGAATATAATTCTTCCACATGCAAAAGATGTAATCCCGTCCCATTGAGATTTGAAATACATTTCTGAAATTTCTAAACCAACTACTTAATCTCACAATATGTTAGATTTTGATGTCTAAGAATCGACCACAGTTGGCGTGGCACAACCAATTAATTGGATCTTGCCACGAAGTCCTACGCATGGATCCTTTGCTGTGCGCTACACTATATGGTGCACAACGCACACATCTGCACATACAGTGGACTGTGCAATGCGTACTGCGTGCAGCCACGTGCACTATCCAACGTGCGATAGACTGTGCTTGCAATACACCGCACCATGCAATGCATCGTGTGCACACCAAAGGATCCATGCTCCGAAATCCTTATCTCTAACCAATTTCTATAATATGACAACTTTCAAAAAGTGTACAGAGATGTTCAAACCTCCCACCACTCAGTTACAGTTAGCTCACAATAGTGAAATAGCTTCTATAACTGTGAAATCTGCATCTTATCAGATCATATCTTTAAGACATGCGAGTTGTTTGCTTCAATAGCCTCCCTCGCATGTCCCGAGATCCTAACCACAATGGGCTCTGGTCCTTGTCTATATAAATCTTTCCACGGGGATCTCCAAATAAGACTTTGAAGTCAAGTCCAATCACATGTCAAGTCTGCATTGAGTATAGAAGGAGGATAGTTGGGGCTTtagctctctcttcctttcttcttgaCAAACATACTAACATGGACTCTagatctctctatctctctctctctttctttgccttcccCTCAGAAACATCACTGTTATCCTGAAGTGATCCGATTTACGCATATAAGGGTCTTCTATCAGGAAATCTCTGACAAGTGTACTTTCATTGCTTGTGGAATTTTAAGATCAATCCGAGCGTTGGACCAAAGATCCACCGTCAACCACTTTGAGATTTCTAGCAAGCTATCTAGATTCTTGGATCACCATCCTCAGCTCTCTAGCTAGCTCATCAGTTTAAACCAAATCGATCTAAGTGGCAATAGATTGATACTAAAGGAAGAGCCCTGGCCACATTATTAGAAATTTTCACTACAATAACCATAAGATCACAGAAAGCTTAAGCAGGGCCATCCACCGCCCACCTCGACATATTTGTGAGTCCCACAAAGAGGTTCTCGAGCTCTCATGGCTACCTCCAAACTCAAATCTTCTTCCATGGCCATCCTCGTACACCATATCCTCTCTACACATGACGCACATCCTTGGCAACTGGGATGCATGTCCTTGATGGATGCCCTTTCATGCCACCCAGGATACAAGTGCCGTGTATATGGGACCTGTATGCTTGGGGACCATAATGCAAGTCCTAGGACATGAGTTCTTAGAGGCCAAGCTCCCATATCAAACTATTAGGTCGAGCTCCCATGTCGCATCCTTCGCAATCAAGATGCAAGACCTTGGAGGCTGAGCTCTCATGCCAAGCTCTCAAGTCGAGATCCTAGATTGCACATCCTTGGAGATCAAGATGCATCTTTGGAGGTCGACAAAAGCCATTCCAAGCCTCCAGGCCAAGCTCCTAGGTTACACAGTACTAGAGATTAGGATGCAAACCTCTGGATGCCAAGCTTCTAGGCCACACATTCTTGGTGATCGAGATGCGTATCTCTAGATGTCGAGCTCCTAAGTCAAGACTCCCAAGTCGCACATCTTTGGAGATCGGGATGGGAGTCCCCGAAGGTAAACTAGAGCCATTCCAAGCTCCTGGGTCACGcatctctaaagatcaagaagtaGGTCCCTAAATATCAAGCTCTTGGGCCAAGCTCCTAAGTCACACTTCTTTGGAGATCAGGATGCAAGTCCTCAAAGGCCAACTAGAGCAACTCTGAGCTCCCAAGCCGAGCTCCTAGGTCGTAAATCCCTAAAAATCGAGATAGG from Elaeis guineensis isolate ETL-2024a chromosome 4, EG11, whole genome shotgun sequence includes these protein-coding regions:
- the LOC105060852 gene encoding coniferyl alcohol acyltransferase; translation: MVAGENHDSGIAAKLINQGIIKVTDDHRQPSILPLSNFDRLMGGFPVTIFYAYRKPSTGDFDSIVAAIKTSLSETLTHFYPFAGRIVRNSATGEAEILCNNAGINFMEARASVPLATLDFHDQNQSIRKVLLPVLPEHPLSVQVTGYTCGGFSVAWCFDHRLADATAFIKFLNSWSQIARAEQVSSVAINHDRSIFRPRSPPLYGPSVGRTYTVCTMDDILSMPPNGISQKRSYYVEGPCLERLREASSRGVSKRTRTEALSAYLWKVMARACGGGDSNNRCKMGWLIDGRRRMAARNHDDSMSNYVGNVVSIAVGEESAQELKHRPLSHVAGIVSGAITEAANDGHFLDLIDWIECHRPGMMLPELLLGLRVPALVVSSCHNMPVMAVDFGFGRPSLGMFYSTVDQIGAGYVNLVSSGREDEGWLVSTFIWPELADALESDPDHVFQPITADHLGRSQRNFWTQAQLSLQIRPTYAAQVHPN